In Amycolatopsis coloradensis, one genomic interval encodes:
- the rsmH gene encoding 16S rRNA (cytosine(1402)-N(4))-methyltransferase RsmH, with translation MADEHEHVPVLLDRIVELFAPVFSDREAVLVDATVGLGGHSDALLTAFPLLRLVALDRDPNALELSAKRLARHGDRVDFVHAVYDEMPSALQGLGLSRVDGILFDLGVSSMQLDRAERGFAYSKDSPLDMRMDPTTGFTAADVLNTYAPGELIRILRDYGEERFAQRIVKAVVAEREKEPFTRSGRLVELLYDAVPAASRRTGGHPAKRTFQALRIEVNGELEVLRRAMPRALSSLAVGGRIVVESYQSLEDRLVKQAFAELAKSRTPEGLPVELPGHGPELKLLTRGAEKAGEAETELNTRAASVRLRAAERIGDRAR, from the coding sequence ATGGCAGACGAACACGAGCACGTACCGGTGCTGCTGGACCGCATCGTCGAGCTGTTCGCGCCGGTCTTCTCCGACCGCGAGGCCGTGCTGGTCGACGCGACCGTCGGACTCGGCGGTCATTCCGACGCGCTGCTCACCGCGTTCCCCCTGCTGCGCCTGGTCGCTCTCGACCGTGACCCCAACGCGCTGGAACTCTCCGCGAAACGGCTCGCGCGGCACGGTGATCGAGTCGACTTCGTGCACGCCGTCTACGACGAGATGCCGTCCGCGCTGCAGGGCCTCGGACTGTCCAGAGTGGACGGGATCCTCTTCGACCTCGGGGTCTCCTCGATGCAGCTCGACCGTGCCGAGCGCGGTTTCGCCTACTCCAAGGATTCCCCGCTCGACATGCGGATGGACCCGACCACCGGGTTCACCGCGGCCGACGTGCTCAACACCTACGCCCCCGGCGAGCTGATCCGGATCCTCCGCGACTACGGCGAGGAACGCTTCGCCCAGCGGATCGTCAAAGCCGTTGTGGCGGAACGAGAGAAGGAACCCTTCACGCGCAGCGGGCGCCTGGTGGAACTGCTGTACGACGCGGTCCCCGCGGCGAGCAGGCGCACCGGCGGGCATCCGGCGAAACGCACGTTCCAGGCGTTGCGGATCGAGGTCAACGGCGAACTGGAGGTGCTGCGGCGGGCGATGCCGCGGGCGCTGTCCTCGCTCGCCGTCGGCGGCCGCATCGTCGTGGAGTCCTATCAGTCCCTCGAAGACCGGCTGGTCAAGCAGGCCTTCGCGGAACTGGCGAAATCCCGGACGCCGGAAGGGCTTCCGGTGGAACTGCCGGGCCACGGCCCGGAACTGAAACTGCTCACCAGAGGGGCCGAGAAGGCCGGCGAGGCGGAGACCGAACTGAACACGCGGGCCGCCTCCGTGCGGCTGCGAGCCGCCGAACGGATCGGAGACCGAGCACGATGA
- the mraZ gene encoding division/cell wall cluster transcriptional repressor MraZ codes for MFLGTHTPKLDDKGRLTLPAKFRDALAGGLMVTKGQDHCLFVFPRAEFEQMARKVADAPFTNEAVRAYQRYLFAGTDEQRPDGQGRIAIASELRRYAGLNKECVVIGAITRLEIWDAQAWQGYLDEHEDSYAKAREEVLPGVF; via the coding sequence GTGTTCCTCGGCACCCACACCCCGAAACTGGATGACAAAGGGCGGCTCACGCTGCCCGCGAAGTTCCGCGACGCGCTCGCCGGTGGGCTGATGGTCACCAAGGGACAGGATCACTGTCTCTTCGTCTTCCCCCGGGCGGAGTTCGAGCAGATGGCGAGGAAGGTCGCCGACGCCCCGTTCACGAACGAGGCGGTCCGGGCCTACCAGCGTTATCTCTTCGCCGGGACGGACGAACAACGCCCGGACGGGCAAGGACGTATCGCGATCGCGTCCGAGCTCCGACGCTACGCCGGGCTGAACAAGGAGTGCGTGGTGATCGGGGCGATCACCAGGCTGGAGATCTGGGACGCCCAAGCGTGGCAGGGCTACCTGGACGAACACGAGGACAGCTACGCGAAGGCTCGAGAGGAAGTTCTGCCGGGCGTCTTCTAG